From one Trifolium pratense cultivar HEN17-A07 linkage group LG1, ARS_RC_1.1, whole genome shotgun sequence genomic stretch:
- the LOC123886061 gene encoding uncharacterized protein LOC123886061 isoform X1, with amino-acid sequence MADKKTIAICQSGGKFETANDGTLLYKGGDAHAMDIDDQMKFIDFKAEIAEMFSFNVSNIAIKYFLPGNKTTLISISNDKDLQRMVKFHRDSSTVEIYIFVEEPLALEVSTLPASRSSRTTLSETVLPINTILNPDPDYALPVASHDTIQMDTDMDIPPLLSLSSNEEKLAKGAQQWQNTITGVGQRFNSVHEFRESLRKFAIAHQFAFKYKKNDSHRVTVKCKAEGCPWRIHASRLSSTQLICIKKMNSEHTCEGAAGTTGHQATRSWVASIIKEKLKAFPDYKPKDIVNDIKQEYGIQLNYFQAWRGKEIAKEQLQGSYKEAYSQLPFFCEKLMESNPGSLALYTTKEDSSFDRLFVAFHASLYGFQQGCRPLIFLDSIPLKSKYQGALLAATAADADDGLFPVAFAIVDAESDDSWHWFLLQLKSELSTSVPITFVADKENGLKNSIAEIFEGSFHAYCLRYLTEQLFRDLKEQYSHEVKRLMIEDLYAAAYAPKPEGFQNCMENLKRISVEAYDWIMQSDPQNWANSFFQGTRYNHMTSNFGELFYCWASEADDLPITQMVDVIRSKITELIITRKAESDPWSTRLSPSMEEKLKKESQNSPSLQVILSADSTYEVCGVTTELVDIDRWECSCKTWQLSGVPCCHAIAVIVAIGRSVYDFCSRYCTTESYRLTYSQCINPIVNMDVPAAIEPLVTVTPPPTRRPPGRPATKRYGSQDIVKRDLHCSRCKGLGHNKSTCKEELYLNNT; translated from the exons ATGGCTGATAAGAAGACAATTGCAATTTGTCAGTCAGGAGGCAAATTTGAAACTGCAAATGATGGTACTTTGTTATATAAAGGTGGTGATGCTCATGCTATGGATATTGATGATCAAATGAAATTTATAGATTTTAAGGCTGAAATAGCAGAAATGTTTAGTTTTAATGTTAGTAACATTGCTATCAAGTATTTTCTTCCTGGTAACAAGACTACTCTCATTTCAATTTCCAATGATAAGGATTTACAAAGAATGGTTAAGTTTCATCGTGATTCGAGTACTGTTGAAATCTATATCTTTGTTGAAGAGCCACTTGCACTTGAGGTCTCAACCTTGCCTGCCAGTAG GTCGAGTAGAACAACTTTGTCTGAAACAGTGTTGCCGATTAATACCATTTTGAATCCAGATCCTGATTATGCTCTACCTGTTGCTTCTCATGATACCATTCAAATGGATACAGATATGGATATCCCTCCTTTGTTGAGTCTTTCGTCAAATGAGGAGAAGCTTGCTAAAGGGGCACAACAATGGCAGAATACTATCACTGGTGTAGGTCAAAGGTTCAACAGTGTACATGAATTTCGAGAGTCGTTGCGTAAATTTGCTATTGCTCATCAGTTTgcttttaaatataaaaagaatgaTAGTCATCGAGTGACTGTTAAATGCAAAGCGGAAGGTTGTCCTTGGAGAATTCATGCGTCGAGGCTGTCAAGTACTCAGTTGATATGCATAAAAAAGATGAATTCAGAACATACATGTGAAGGGGCTGCTGGAACAACAGGGCATCAAGCAACTAGGAGTTGGGTGGCTAGTATTATCAAGGAAAAGTTGAAAGCTTTTCCAGACTACAAGCCCAAGGATATTGTCAATGACATCAAGCAGGAATATGGAATTCAACTTAACTACTTTCAGGCATGGCGTGGGAAAGAGATTGCAAAGGAGCAGCTTCAGGGTTCTTATAAAGAGGCGTATAGTCAGTTACCTTTCTTCTGTGAAAAATTAATGGAGTCTAATCCTGGAAGTCTAGCTTTGTACACTACTAAGGAAGACTCGAGCTTTGATCGTCTCTTTGTAGCATTTCATGCTTCGCTGTATGGCTTTCAACAAGGTTGTCGACCACTGATTTTCCTTGATAGCATTCCACTGAAGTCAAAATACCAAGGGGCGTTGTTAGCTGCAACAGCTGCTGATGCAGACGATGGTTTATTCCCTGTTGCTTTTGCCATTGTTGACGCTGAATCTGATGATAGTTGGCATTGGTTCTTGCTTCAACTCAAATCAGAGCTATCAACATCTGTTCCCATAACATTTGTAGCTGACAAAGAAAATGGACTGAAAAATTCGATTGCTGAGATATTTGAAGGTTCATTTCATGCGTACTGCCTGCGATACTTAACTGAGCAACTTTTTAGAGACTTGAAAGAGCAGTATTCTCATGAGGTAAAGCGACTCATGATTGAGGATTTATATGCTGCTGCTTATGCACCCAAACCAGAAGGCTTTCAGAACTGCATGGAGAACTTAAAAAGGATTTCTGTAGAAGCTTATGATTGGATAATGCAAAGTGATCCCCAGAACTGGGCAAATTCATTCTTTCAGGGTACTAGGTATAATCACATGACTTCAAACTTTGGGGAGCTGTTCTACTGTTGGGCATCAGAAGCGGATGATTTACCAATAACACAGATGGTTGATGTTATTAGGAGTAAGATTACAGAGTTGATTATTACCAGAAAGGCAGAATCCGATCCGTGGTCGACTAGGCTGAGTCCATCCATGGAAGAGAAGCTTAAAAAGGAAAGTCAAAATAGTCCTTCACTTCAAGTTATATTATCTGCCGATAGTACATACGAAGTTTGTGGTGTCACGACTGAGTTAGTCGATATTGACAGGTGGGAATGTAGTTGCAAAACCTGGCAGCTAAGTGGGGTACCATGCTGCCATGCCATTGCGGTCATTGTTGCGATAGGCCGGTCTGTTTATGATTTTTGCTCTAGATACTGTACAACTGAAAGCTACAGATTGACTTACTCCCAATGTATAAATCCGATTGTGAATATGGATGTACCGGCTGCAATAGAGCCTTTGGTAACAGTAACACCTCCTCCCACCCGACGACCACCGGGCCGACCAGCTACAAAACGATATGGGTCTCAAGACATAGTCAAGCGTGATCTACATTGCAGCCGATGCAAGGGACTAGGGCACAACAAGTCTACTTGCAAGGAGGAATTATATCTCAATAATACTTGA
- the LOC123886061 gene encoding uncharacterized protein LOC123886061 isoform X2, with protein sequence MDTDMDIPPLLSLSSNEEKLAKGAQQWQNTITGVGQRFNSVHEFRESLRKFAIAHQFAFKYKKNDSHRVTVKCKAEGCPWRIHASRLSSTQLICIKKMNSEHTCEGAAGTTGHQATRSWVASIIKEKLKAFPDYKPKDIVNDIKQEYGIQLNYFQAWRGKEIAKEQLQGSYKEAYSQLPFFCEKLMESNPGSLALYTTKEDSSFDRLFVAFHASLYGFQQGCRPLIFLDSIPLKSKYQGALLAATAADADDGLFPVAFAIVDAESDDSWHWFLLQLKSELSTSVPITFVADKENGLKNSIAEIFEGSFHAYCLRYLTEQLFRDLKEQYSHEVKRLMIEDLYAAAYAPKPEGFQNCMENLKRISVEAYDWIMQSDPQNWANSFFQGTRYNHMTSNFGELFYCWASEADDLPITQMVDVIRSKITELIITRKAESDPWSTRLSPSMEEKLKKESQNSPSLQVILSADSTYEVCGVTTELVDIDRWECSCKTWQLSGVPCCHAIAVIVAIGRSVYDFCSRYCTTESYRLTYSQCINPIVNMDVPAAIEPLVTVTPPPTRRPPGRPATKRYGSQDIVKRDLHCSRCKGLGHNKSTCKEELYLNNT encoded by the coding sequence ATGGATACAGATATGGATATCCCTCCTTTGTTGAGTCTTTCGTCAAATGAGGAGAAGCTTGCTAAAGGGGCACAACAATGGCAGAATACTATCACTGGTGTAGGTCAAAGGTTCAACAGTGTACATGAATTTCGAGAGTCGTTGCGTAAATTTGCTATTGCTCATCAGTTTgcttttaaatataaaaagaatgaTAGTCATCGAGTGACTGTTAAATGCAAAGCGGAAGGTTGTCCTTGGAGAATTCATGCGTCGAGGCTGTCAAGTACTCAGTTGATATGCATAAAAAAGATGAATTCAGAACATACATGTGAAGGGGCTGCTGGAACAACAGGGCATCAAGCAACTAGGAGTTGGGTGGCTAGTATTATCAAGGAAAAGTTGAAAGCTTTTCCAGACTACAAGCCCAAGGATATTGTCAATGACATCAAGCAGGAATATGGAATTCAACTTAACTACTTTCAGGCATGGCGTGGGAAAGAGATTGCAAAGGAGCAGCTTCAGGGTTCTTATAAAGAGGCGTATAGTCAGTTACCTTTCTTCTGTGAAAAATTAATGGAGTCTAATCCTGGAAGTCTAGCTTTGTACACTACTAAGGAAGACTCGAGCTTTGATCGTCTCTTTGTAGCATTTCATGCTTCGCTGTATGGCTTTCAACAAGGTTGTCGACCACTGATTTTCCTTGATAGCATTCCACTGAAGTCAAAATACCAAGGGGCGTTGTTAGCTGCAACAGCTGCTGATGCAGACGATGGTTTATTCCCTGTTGCTTTTGCCATTGTTGACGCTGAATCTGATGATAGTTGGCATTGGTTCTTGCTTCAACTCAAATCAGAGCTATCAACATCTGTTCCCATAACATTTGTAGCTGACAAAGAAAATGGACTGAAAAATTCGATTGCTGAGATATTTGAAGGTTCATTTCATGCGTACTGCCTGCGATACTTAACTGAGCAACTTTTTAGAGACTTGAAAGAGCAGTATTCTCATGAGGTAAAGCGACTCATGATTGAGGATTTATATGCTGCTGCTTATGCACCCAAACCAGAAGGCTTTCAGAACTGCATGGAGAACTTAAAAAGGATTTCTGTAGAAGCTTATGATTGGATAATGCAAAGTGATCCCCAGAACTGGGCAAATTCATTCTTTCAGGGTACTAGGTATAATCACATGACTTCAAACTTTGGGGAGCTGTTCTACTGTTGGGCATCAGAAGCGGATGATTTACCAATAACACAGATGGTTGATGTTATTAGGAGTAAGATTACAGAGTTGATTATTACCAGAAAGGCAGAATCCGATCCGTGGTCGACTAGGCTGAGTCCATCCATGGAAGAGAAGCTTAAAAAGGAAAGTCAAAATAGTCCTTCACTTCAAGTTATATTATCTGCCGATAGTACATACGAAGTTTGTGGTGTCACGACTGAGTTAGTCGATATTGACAGGTGGGAATGTAGTTGCAAAACCTGGCAGCTAAGTGGGGTACCATGCTGCCATGCCATTGCGGTCATTGTTGCGATAGGCCGGTCTGTTTATGATTTTTGCTCTAGATACTGTACAACTGAAAGCTACAGATTGACTTACTCCCAATGTATAAATCCGATTGTGAATATGGATGTACCGGCTGCAATAGAGCCTTTGGTAACAGTAACACCTCCTCCCACCCGACGACCACCGGGCCGACCAGCTACAAAACGATATGGGTCTCAAGACATAGTCAAGCGTGATCTACATTGCAGCCGATGCAAGGGACTAGGGCACAACAAGTCTACTTGCAAGGAGGAATTATATCTCAATAATACTTGA